From a single Loxodonta africana isolate mLoxAfr1 chromosome 9, mLoxAfr1.hap2, whole genome shotgun sequence genomic region:
- the SEC16A gene encoding protein transport protein Sec16A isoform X6, whose protein sequence is MQPPPQAAPSGLIGPPPVGNSRSVFWSNSSYRRRVSSNVPTAPLTCPLQPVTDPFAFSRQLAQDTSLDTLSRSSLPVMPGPTPPAFSQHPALPTPHPSAGDPPQGPCEPVPGPFLQPGVETSLFSSALAPLAPPGPEANKSAEMGPSSAPDVPTPPNPPQYIPGVGPDSLRGAAPGPTRPLSRQSPHDSAGPPATASSFFPQLPLQTPDPWTPVQGSPRPSGQHYSPSPQGPGHGAAPRASGLPHCPPQPSMHQSPGREQQHNPLAPVSGPLAGDERNETAYLQSGNHSTSHFDPENTFRQNPRAGLAWVSQEFRQNQGGGRELGPDPALASLLAQGNGSDHHPHCPPGVAAGRTLPDPGSAALSMFFQGGETENEENVSAEKAGCEGPSAFDGFCTNPGLGHPPPTHAGTGGPYQAFLQGPRSETTQPGGDSQPYFSQSAGSQHEQPAGGNAAVNMWGETAGRGQHSAPGPQCESVENQEVLPSEPLGLNPSSLSDPFCYGAFPGPSTLKNGVVSHAGGGGPNLEAPDAPARPDSVSSGYGGKDHRALPSSARPQELVGTFIQQEVGKLDEDASGSFFKQIDSSPVGGETEETPVSQNYHHSLSQPSTPSPPKPTGIFQTSANSSFEPVKSHFVGVKPFEADHANVVGEVRGSRVRQKKRRPATALPDASPGNLEQPPDNRETLFTPPACLLPLGTAVEPGHMLPHAGGLLSETGLPTPERRPSTRAQGAVKCESPATTLWAQNELPDFGGNVLLAPAAPALCVPTKPQASEVIQPPDEGTCGQQPHKPLSVSPLQNRDGIGASENLENPPKMGEEEAFQPQASSSYTSLLSSPPTESLHGQPVLVPQPDQTYNLAQPINFSVSSSNHNEKNPPQRDPLLGDRPTMGSWALPGESGESTSLFGITPSALVSPPLPSSLAQGSFPQGSGPEMLANQPATLLAQPSSHPAPVSVASERQKNHAAETVPPAFANSPGGSVGVLLVPPVSSSLAPDHSDSRDETSGALNFTLNRTLGNPLGMCGPSHSDHPGAAQQTLAGQPRQPGLGAHNPDHFYQHVTKTAQGQSGPERAQPESGPPEQLTLASQVPRAALPEPSSPGSPPVPGQAYNSTQPPASPALADTRQQVLPWPTRSSSASITSAGSSQAAGRSEPQWPPPPPPDLPSCYYYGSFYDVYPPQYPLPYPPEPGTAPLYYQDMYGLYRPYDGAMSAYAENYRCPEPERPSSRASHCSDRPAPRQGYPEGYYTSKGGWSSQSDYYANYYSSQYDYGDPGRWDRYHYGSRFRGARAYDQRYWYDAEYNPYRKEPYAYGDRPERYDDPWRYDPRFTSSFEEDAELHREPYGEEGDRRSVHSEHSAQSLHSAPSLHSRRSSVSSHSQQSQIYRNHNVTAGSYDPTALPGSFRGDYGYGTYGSDFNGVQAFPEYGYPAGASWSTTGAAPSRPSSPEKFSVPHVCARFGPGGQLIKVIPNLPSEGQPALVEVHSMETLLQHTPEQEELRSFPGPLGKDDTHKVDVINFAQQKATKCFQDENIIDKESASLLWNFIVLLCRQNGTVVGTDIAELLLRDHRTAWLPGKSPSEANLIDFTNEAVEQVEEEESGEAQLSFLTDSQAASTSSLEKETERFRELLLYGRKKDALESAMKNGLWGHALLLASKMDSRTHARVMTRFANSLPINDPLQTVYQLMSGRMPAASTCCGDEKWGDWRPHLAMVLSNLNNNMEVESRTMATMGDTLASKGLLDAAHFCYLMAQADFGVYTKKTSKLVLMGSNHSLPFLKFATNEAIQRTEAYEYAQSLGAHTCSLPHFQVYKFIYACRLADMGLATQAFHYCEAIAKSILVRPHAHSTVLISQLIQVASRLRLFDPQLKEKPEEESFVEPAWLVQLQHVERQIQEGAGVWRQDGAFPPQRPSTPSSEVEQYDGPGPGQPAALSAENPLLVLPLPNAELSSSSVQLLPSAPQTFPATQQPGPTRVPLFPVPPPPGPVEPGPVCAPPGSALGFPEPMRPDLTVLYPGAYPVPGTPAGAPGLQQDEPRHQDPGLLPRESPVRNSLSEATEEDFGGNVANLDYQSQDSEPNVGWELNDSGRIPAPEVKRPVKAAREEVKEPKKSVESWFSRWLPGKRRTEAHLPDDKNKSIVWDEKKNQWVNLNEPEEEKKAPPPPPTAFPKAPQDAPPGPGSAPRATVNMFSRKAGGTRNRYVDILNPSGTTRGEPVLAPAEFFAPLAPLPIPGHLLVPSTVGQVKPPDALDGATADCPILFTDVKEPQPVGAGDPGGQAPVGGQERPESALETKIVSSVAQPLGSEFPPCGADTSQGGEAPSDQPPAGGPPGGAVPFYNPAQFAQVSAASGGSRMGRMGQRKHPALK, encoded by the exons ATGCAGCCACCACCTCAGGCAGCCCCATCAGGACTGATTGGGCCACCTCCGGTGGGAAATTCTCGAAGCGTGTTTTGGTCGAACAGCTCGTATAGAAGACGAGTGTCCAGCAATGTGCCGACTGCTCCTCTGACATGCCCATTGCAGCCGGTGACGGACCCTTTTGCTTTTAGTAGGCAGTTGGCCCAGGACACATCCCTGGACACTTTGTCCAGAAGCAGCCTGCCTGTCATGCCAGGCCCAACTCCCCCGGCGTTTTCTCAGCACCCTGCTCTGCCAACACCTCACCCAAGTGCCGGAGACCCTCCACAAGGACCATGCGAGCCTGTGCCGGGCCCTTTCCTGCAGCCTGGAGTGGAAACCAGCCTGTTCTCCAGCGCGTTGGCCCCTCTAGCACCGCCTGGGCCCGAGGCAAACAAGAGTGCAGAGATGGGGCCCAGCTCAGCACCTGACGTTCCGACCCCACCGAATCCTCCTCAGTACATTCCAGGAGTGGGTCCTGACAGTCTTCGTGGGGCAGCACCAGGGCCCACCAGACCCCTCAGCAGGCAGAGCCCTCATGACAGTGCAGGGCCGCCAGCAACGGCGTCCTCCTTCTTTCCTCAGCTGCCTCTGCAAACGCCGGATCCCTGGACGCCAGTCCAGGGGAGTCCACGGCCCTCAGGCCAGCACTATTCGCCCTCCCCACAGGGACCGGGCCACGGTGCAGCGCCTCGGGCTTCCGGCCTTCCTCATTGTCCCCCGCAGCCCAGCATGCACCAGAGTCCTGGCCGTGAGCAGCAACACAACCCTCTCGCTCCTGTATCAGGACCCTTGGCTGGGGATGAGAGGAATGAGACGGCCTATCTGCAAAGTGGAAACCACTCCACGAGTCACTTTGATCCTGAGAACACGTTCAGGCAGAACCCCAGAGCAGGTCTGGCTTGGGTGAGCCAGGAGTTTAGGCAGAATCAGGGAGGTGGTAGAGAGCTTGGGCCAGACCCTGCTCTTGCTAGCCTCCTTGCTCAGGGAAATGGTTCCGACCACCACCCGCACTGCCCCCCGGGGGTGGCAGCTGGCCGGACCCTGCCGGATCCTGGCTCAGCAGCACTCTCCATGTTCTTCCAAGGTGGGGAGACGGAGAACGAGGAGAACGTTTCAGCGGAGAAAGCAGGCTGTGAGgggccatctgcttttgatggCTTCTGCACTAACCCCGGCCTTGGCCATCCCCCTCCTACACACGCAGGCACAGGCGGTCcttaccaggccttcctccagGGCCCTCGCAGCGAGACCACACAGCCAGGAGGGGACTCCCAGCCCTATTTTTCTCAATCTGCAGGCAGCCAGCATGAACAGCCAGCTGGTGGAAACGCGGCTGTCAACATGTGGGGTGAAACAGCTGGCAGAGGGCAGCACAGCGCCCCTGGCCCACAGTGTGAGAGCGTAGAGAACCAAGAAGTTCTGCCCAGTGAGCCCCTGGGATTGAACCCTTCCTCCCTGAGTGACCCGTTCTGCTATGGAGCCTTTCCCGGGCCGTCTACACTCAAGAATGGTGTCGTGAGCCATGCAGGAGGTGGGGGGCCGAATCTAGAGGCCCCAGATGCGCCTGCACGACCTGACAGCGTGTCATCTGGCTATGGCGGCAAAGATCACCGGGCCCTCCCGAGTTCAGCTAGACCCCAGGAGTTAGTGGGCACCTTTATTCAGCAAGAAGTTGGAAAGCTTGATGAAGATGCTTCAGGCAGTTTCTTTAAACAAATTGATTCTTCTCCTGTGGGAGGTGAGACAGAGGAGACCCCCGTGAGCCAGAATTACCACCACAGTCTCTCTCAGCCCTCCACTCCAAGCCCCCCGAAGCCCACAGGGATATTTCAGACAAGTGCAAACAGTTCTTTCGAGCCAGTGAAATCCCACTTCGTTGGGGTGAAGCCATTTGAGGCAGACCACGCCAATGTGGTGGGTGAAGTGAGGGGCAGCCGTGTCCGCCAGAAGAAGCGGAGACCAGCAACAGCCCTGCCTGATGCCTCCCCTGGCAACCTGGAGCAACCGCCTGACAACAGGGAGACCCTCTTCACACCCCCAGCCTGTCTACTGCCCCTCGGCACCGCTGTGGAACCCGGCCACATGCTTCCACATGCTGGTGGACTGCTGTCAGAAACCGGGCTCCCGACTCCTGAGAGAAGGCCCTCGACCAGGGCTCAGGGGGCAGTGAAGTGCGAGAGCCCAGCTACCACCTTGTGGGCACAAAACGAGCTTCCAGATTTTGGGGGCAATGTCCTTCTGGCCCCAGCTGCCCCTGCACTCTGTGTCCCTACAAAGCCTCAGGCCTCAGAGGTGATCCAGCCTCCTGATGAGGGTACCTGTGGGCAGCAGCCACACAAGCCGCTCTCCGTGTCCCCGCTTCAGAACCGCGATGGCATTGGTGCTTCTGAAAACCTCGAGAACCCTCCCAAGATGGGCGAGGAGGAGGCCTTCCAACCTCAGGCAAGTTCCAGTTACACCAGTCTGCTCTCCTCACCGCCCACTGAGTCTCTGCACGGCCAGCCGGTCTTGGTCCCCCAGCCTGATCAGACCTATAACTTGGCTCAGCCTATTAATTTTTCTGTGTCCTCGTCAAATCATAATGAGAAGAATCCACCCCAGAGAGACCCTTTGTTGGGGGATAGGCCTACAATGGGCAGCTGGGCTCTTCCTGGTGAATCCGGAGAAAGCACTTCCTTGTTTGGGATTACACCCAGTGCACTGGTCAGTCCACCTCTGCCCAGCAGTCTCGCCCAAGGTAGTTTTCCACAAGGTTCTGGTCCTGAAATGCTTGCGAATCAGCCTGCCACTTTGCTGGCCCAGCCATCGTCTCATCCAGCTCCAGTGAGCGTGGCTTCAGAAAGGCAGAAGAACCATGCTGCAGAGACGGTGCCTCCTGCATTTGCTAACAGCCCTGGTGGGAGTGTGGGGGTGCTGCTGGTGCCGCCCGTGAGCAGCAGTCTGGCACCTGACCACTCTGACAGCCGGGATGAAACTTCCGGAGCCCTAAACTTTACATTAAACAGGACTTTGGGAAATCCTCTAGGAATGTGTGGTCCATCCCATTCTGACCACCCAGGTGCTGCTCAGCAGACCCTCGCTGGTCAGCCTAGACAACCTGGGCTTGGAGCGCATAACCCAGACCATTTCTACCAACATGTGACGAAAACAGCCCAGGGCCAAAGTGGCCCGGAGAGAGCCCAGCCAGAGTCAGGGCCTCCAGAGCAACTAACTCTTGCTTCTCAAGTGCCCAGAGCAGCATTGCCAGAACCTTCCAGCCCAGGAAGCCCACCTGTACCAGGCCAGGCCTACAACTCCACCCAGCCACCAGCAAGTCCGGCTCTTGCTGACACTCGTCAGCAGGTGCTGCCTTGGCCTACTCGGTCTTCCAGCGCGTCCATTACCTCAGCCGGCTCGAGCCAGGCAGCCGGGCGGTCAGAGCCGCAATGGCCACCCCCACCGCCCCCGGACTTGCCATCCTGCTATTATTATGGGTCCTTCTATGACGTGTACCCGCCTCAGTATCCCTTGCCGTACCCTCCGGAGCCTGGGACAGCACCTCTCTATTACCAG GACATGTATGGCCTGTACCGGCCCTACGATGGCGCCATGTCTGCCTATGCTGAGAACTACCGCTGCCCTGAACCTGAGCGGCCCAGCTCACGGGCAAGTCACTGCTCCGACCGGCCGGCACCCAG GCAGGGGTACCCTGAAGGATATTACACCTCCAAAGGCGGATGGAGCAGTCAGAGCGACTACTATGCAAATTACTACTCCAGCCAGTATGACTACGGAG ACCCAGGCCGCTGGGATCGCTATCACTACGGTTCTCGATTCAGGGGTGCCCGCGCCTATGACCAGAGGTACTGGTACGATGCTGAGTACAACCCGTACCGGAAAGAGCCGTATGCGTATGGGGACAG ACCTGAGAGGTACGATGACCCCTGGCGGTATGACCCCCGCTTCACGTCGAGCTTCGAGGAGGATGCAGAGCTGCACCGAGAGCCGTATGGGGAGGAGGGGGACAGGCGCAGTGTCCACAGCGAGCACTCGGCGCAGAGTCTGCACAGCGCCCCCAGCCTGCACAGCCGCCGCAGCAGCGTGAGCTCCCATTCGCAGCAG AGTCAGATTTACAGAAATCACAACGTGACTGCTGGATCCTATGACCCCACGGCTCTGCCGGGCTCCTTTCGCGGTGATTATGGCTACGGCACTTACGGCAGCGATTTCAATGGTGTGCAGGCCTTCCCTGAGTATGGCTACCCCGCAGGAGCCAGCTGGTCCACCACTGGGGCAG CTCCGTCGAGACCAAGCTCTCCTGAGAAGTTTTCAGTGCCTCACGTCTGTGCCAGGTTTGGTCCTGGTGGGCAACTCATCAAGGTGATTCCAAACCTGCCTTCGGAGGGACAGCCAGCGTTGGTCGAAGTGCACAGCATGGAG ACACTGCTGCAGCACACCCCGGAGCAGGAGGAGCTGCGCTCGTTCCCTGGGCCGCTCGGCAA AGACGACACCCACAAAGTGGACGTTATTAATTTTGCACAGCAGAAAGCTACGAAGTGTTTCCAGGATGAAAATATAATCGACAAAGAGTCTGCCAGCCTTCTCTGGAATTTTATTGTTCTGTTGTGCAGGCAGAATGGG ACCGTGGTGGGGACTGACATCGCGGAACTCTTGTTACGCGACCACAGAACTGCGTGGCTTCCTGGGAAGTCGCCCAGCGAGGCAAACCTGATTGATTTTACAAACGAAGCCGTGGAACAAGTGGAGGAGGAAGAATCTGGGGAAGCCCAGCTCTCCTTTCTCACGGACAGCCAGGCAGCCAGCACCAGCAGTCTCGAGAAAGAAACCGAGCGCttcagagagctgctgctctACGGCCGCAAGAAG GATGCGCTGGAGTCTGCGATGAAGAACGGCCTGTGGGgtcacgctctgctcctggccagCAAGATGGACAGCCGGACACATGCCAGAGTCATGACCAG GTTTGCCAACAGCCTGCCCATTAACGATCCATTGCAGACAGTCTACCAGCTCATGTCTGGGCGGATGCCGGCGGCTTCCACA TGTTGTGGGGATGAGAAGTGGGGAGACTGGAGGCCGCATCTCGCAATGGTTTTGTCTAACTTGAACAACAACATGGAGGTGGAGTCCAGGACCATGGCCACGATGGGTGATACGCTGG CCTCCAAAGGCCTCTTAGACGCTGCACACTTCTGCTACCTTATGGCCCAGGCTGATTTTGGCGTCTACACGAAGAAAACTTCAAAACTGGTCTTGATGGGCTCGAACCACAG TTTGCCGTTTTTGAAGTTTGCGACCAATGAAGCCATTCAGAGAACAGAAGCCTATGAGTATGCTCAGTCCCTGGGGGCCCACACCTGCTCCCTGCCTCATTTTCAG GTGTATAAGTTCATCTACGCCTGCCGGCTGGCTGACATGGGGCTGGCTACACAAGCCTTCCACTACTGTGAGGCCATCGCCAAGAGCATCCTGGTGCGGCCCCACGCGCACTCCACTGTGCTTATCAGCCAGCTCATCCAG GTAGCTTCCCGGTTGCGACTCTTTGATCCTCAGCTAAAGGAGAAGCCAGAAGAGGAATCGTTTGTGGAGCCCGCCTGGCTGGTTCAGCTGCAGCATGTGGAGAGGCAGATACAG GAGGGCGCTGGGGTCTGGCGGCAGGATGGAGCCTTTCCCCCACAGCGCCCCAGCACGCCGAGCTCCGAGGTGGAGCAGTATGATGGTCCAGGCCCCGGGCAGCCAGCAGCTCTCAGCGCTGAGAACCCGCTGCTGGTGCTGCCCCTGCCGAATGCTGAGCTCTCCAGCTCCAGCGTGCAGCTGCTGCCGTCAG CTCCGCAGACCTTCCCCGCCACGCAGCAGCCCGGCCCCACCAGGGTGCCGCTATTCCCAGTGCCGCCACCCCCCGGCCCTGTTGAGCCAGGGCCTGTCTGTGCCCCTCCGGGGTCCGCGCTTGGCTTCCCAGAGCCCATGCGGCCTGATCTGACAGTGCTGTACCCAGGGGCGTATCCAGTGCCAGGTACACCAGCAGGCGCCCCTGGCCTCCAGCAGGACGAGCCCAGGCATCAGGACCCAG GGCTCCTGCCACGGGAGTCACCCGTGAGAAACTCACTCTCGGAGGCGACAGAAGAGGATTTTGGTGGAAACGTTGCTAATCTG GACTATCAGTCACAGGACTCAGAGCCCAACGTGGGGTGGGAGCTCAATGACTCGGGCAGGATACCCGCTCCTGAGGTGAAGAGGCCtgtgaaagcagccagagaagaGGTCAAAGAACCTAAGAAG AGTGTTGAGTCCTGGTTCTCTCGTTGGCTGCCTGGgaagaggaggacagaagctcaTCTGCCAGATGACAAGAACAAGTCG ATTGTTTGggatgaaaagaaaaatcagtggGTGAATTTAAACGAACCAGAAGAGGAG AAGAAGGCTCCGCCCCCACCTCCAACAGCATTTCCCAAGGCCCCTCAAGATGCCCCTCCTGGTCCTGGCAGCGCCCCCAGAGCCACTGTGAACATGTTCTCTAGAAAAGCAG GCGGAACCAGAAATCGCTACGTTGATATATTGAACCCGAGTGGGACCACGCGGGGTGAACCTGTTCTCGCTCCCGCGGAGTTCTTTGCTCCACTTGCCCCACTCCCGATTCCTGGGCACTTGTTAGTCCCCAGCACAG TTGGTCAGGTGAAACCCCCGGACGCTTTGGATGGAGCGACAGCTGACTGCCCCATCTTGTTCACAGATGTCAAGGAGCCACAGCCCGTGGGAGCGGGGGACCCAGGAGGGCAGGCTCCAGTCGGGGGGCAGGAGAGGCCAGAGTCTGCCTTGGAGACCAAG ATTGTGAGTTCTGTGGCGCAGCCCCTGGGCTCTGAGTTCCCGCCCTGCGGTGCGGACACGTCCCAGGGAGGAGAG GCACCCAGTGACCAGCCCCCTGCAGGGGGCCCTCCGGGGGGAGCCGTGCCCTTCTACAACCCCGCCCAGTTTGCACAA